Proteins from a genomic interval of Nostoc sp. TCL240-02:
- the dnaK gene encoding molecular chaperone DnaK, whose protein sequence is MGKVVGIDLGTTNSVVAVMEGGKPVVIANAEGMRTTPSVVGFSKEGERVVGQMARRQTVLNPQNTFFAVKRFIGRKYAELSPDSKRVPYTIRKDEVGNIKIACPRLNKDFAPEEISAMVLKKLADDASRYLGEPVTGAVITVPAYFNDSQRQATRDAGRIAGLEVLRILNEPTAASLAYGLDRGDTETILVFDLGGGTFDVSILEVGDGIFEVKATSGDTQLGGNDFDKIIVDWLAEQFLETEEIDLRRDRQALQRLMEAAEKAKIELSAVSVTDINLPFITATEDGPKHLETRLTRSQFEGLCGDLVGRLRTPVKRALKDAGLSPRDIEEVVLVGGSTRMPMVKQLVRDLIGTEPNENVNPDEVVGVGAAIQAGILAGELKDVLLLDVTPLSLGLETIGGVMKKLIPRNTTIPVRRSDIFSTSENNQNTVEIHVVQGEREMAGNNKSLGRFKLYGIPPAPRGIPQVQVSFDIDANGILQVTALDRTTGREQSITVQGASTLNESEVNRMIQDAQKYADVDRERKERVEKRTRSEALIFQAERQLREVALEFGMQFARSRRQRIDNICRDLKESLKENSDRGIDQAYADLQDALYELNREVRQTYAEDEDDDLLGTIRDIFTGGDKDKEREFPRDTYRERDSFGKDYGRDYGKDYGRDNSRDYGRDNSRDSRSSYESRPPRKSRPSYQDNWDDEDDNDWL, encoded by the coding sequence ATGGGCAAGGTAGTCGGCATCGACTTGGGTACAACCAACTCAGTAGTCGCCGTTATGGAGGGTGGCAAGCCGGTGGTGATTGCCAATGCAGAAGGAATGCGAACAACCCCCTCCGTAGTTGGCTTTAGCAAAGAAGGTGAAAGGGTAGTTGGGCAAATGGCACGCCGCCAAACCGTCCTCAATCCCCAAAATACTTTTTTTGCAGTGAAACGCTTCATTGGGCGCAAATATGCCGAACTTAGTCCAGATTCTAAGCGTGTACCCTACACCATCCGCAAAGATGAAGTAGGTAATATTAAAATTGCTTGTCCCCGTCTCAATAAAGATTTCGCCCCAGAAGAAATTTCAGCAATGGTGCTGAAGAAATTGGCAGACGATGCTAGTCGCTATTTGGGTGAACCAGTCACAGGGGCAGTGATTACAGTCCCCGCTTATTTTAACGATTCTCAACGGCAGGCAACCCGCGATGCTGGCAGAATTGCCGGTTTGGAGGTGCTGCGGATTCTCAATGAACCGACTGCTGCATCTTTGGCTTATGGATTAGATCGGGGTGACACGGAAACTATCTTAGTCTTTGACTTGGGTGGCGGTACTTTTGACGTGTCGATTTTAGAAGTGGGCGATGGGATATTTGAGGTCAAAGCTACCAGTGGAGATACGCAACTTGGTGGTAATGACTTTGACAAAATAATCGTAGATTGGTTAGCAGAGCAATTTCTAGAAACTGAAGAAATAGACTTAAGACGCGATCGCCAAGCTTTGCAACGTCTGATGGAAGCTGCGGAAAAAGCCAAAATTGAGCTTTCTGCTGTCAGCGTTACTGATATTAACTTACCCTTTATCACCGCCACAGAAGATGGCCCCAAACATCTGGAAACTCGTCTAACTCGTTCCCAGTTTGAAGGTTTGTGTGGTGATTTGGTAGGGCGATTGCGGACACCAGTGAAACGGGCCCTTAAAGATGCCGGACTTTCACCTAGAGACATTGAAGAAGTTGTCTTAGTTGGCGGTTCTACACGGATGCCAATGGTGAAACAGCTAGTGCGCGACTTGATTGGTACAGAACCTAACGAAAATGTCAATCCTGATGAAGTAGTGGGCGTGGGTGCAGCAATTCAAGCCGGAATTCTTGCAGGTGAACTCAAAGATGTACTGCTTTTGGATGTTACACCCCTTTCTTTGGGGTTGGAAACCATCGGCGGCGTGATGAAAAAACTCATTCCCCGCAACACCACCATCCCAGTTCGCCGTTCTGACATTTTTTCTACGTCTGAAAATAACCAAAATACTGTGGAAATCCACGTAGTTCAGGGCGAACGGGAAATGGCAGGAAACAATAAGTCTTTAGGACGTTTCAAGCTGTATGGTATCCCCCCAGCGCCGCGAGGAATTCCTCAAGTTCAGGTGTCATTTGATATCGATGCTAATGGTATTTTACAGGTAACAGCCTTAGATAGAACCACTGGGCGAGAGCAAAGTATCACCGTTCAAGGCGCTTCCACCTTGAACGAGTCAGAAGTGAATCGGATGATTCAAGATGCACAGAAATACGCCGATGTCGATCGCGAACGTAAAGAAAGGGTAGAAAAGCGGACTCGTTCTGAGGCGCTGATTTTCCAAGCAGAACGGCAACTTAGAGAAGTTGCACTTGAATTTGGTATGCAGTTTGCCCGCAGCCGTCGCCAAAGAATTGATAATATTTGCCGAGACTTAAAAGAGAGTTTGAAGGAAAATAGTGATCGCGGTATCGATCAAGCCTACGCCGATTTGCAAGATGCTCTCTATGAGCTAAATCGGGAAGTCCGCCAGACTTATGCTGAAGATGAAGATGACGATTTATTAGGTACTATCCGTGACATCTTTACTGGCGGTGATAAGGATAAAGAACGCGAATTTCCTAGAGATACATATCGGGAGCGCGATTCATTCGGTAAGGACTATGGCAGAGATTACGGTAAAGACTATGGCCGAGACAATAGCCGAGACTATGGCCGAGACAATAGCCGAGACAGTCGTTCTTCTTATGAAAGCCGTCCTCCACGCAAATCTCGTCCCAGCTACCAAGATAACTGGGATGATGAAGATGATAATGATTGGTTGTAA
- a CDS encoding DnaJ C-terminal domain-containing protein, with product MQNLPNFRDYYEILGVSKDASGEEIKKVYRRLARQYHPDLNPGNKESEEKFKDIGEAYEVLSDSAKRSQYDQFSRYWKQKGFAGNKQTPKAKTWQSGASDRNGNQDVDPSQFSDFESFINQVIGVKNKSGASKPSNDNTSDPFRSPRTKVAYTVNTPPRTTRRDIEARLTLPLEKAYQGGNERIRLEDGRSLEVNMPLGMVTGQTIRLRNQGVGGGDLYLKITVEPHPLFKLEGLNILCQVPVTPSEAVLGGQVEAPTLDGPVKMTIPPGVRSGQKFRLGNKGYPSDDGKRGDQLVEIQIVTPKNITQEEQELYEKLRQIETFKPRADLIR from the coding sequence ATGCAAAATTTGCCGAATTTTCGAGATTATTACGAGATTTTAGGAGTATCTAAAGACGCTTCTGGTGAGGAAATTAAAAAGGTTTATCGGCGTTTAGCAAGACAATATCACCCCGATCTCAATCCGGGTAACAAAGAATCTGAGGAAAAATTTAAGGATATCGGCGAGGCTTATGAAGTCCTTTCAGACTCAGCAAAGCGATCGCAATACGACCAGTTTAGCCGCTACTGGAAGCAAAAAGGCTTTGCAGGCAACAAACAAACGCCAAAGGCTAAAACTTGGCAGAGTGGTGCTAGCGATCGCAACGGCAATCAAGACGTAGATCCAAGTCAATTCTCCGACTTTGAAAGCTTTATTAATCAAGTTATCGGTGTCAAAAATAAGAGTGGGGCCAGTAAGCCTAGTAATGACAATACTAGCGATCCGTTTCGTTCCCCCAGAACAAAAGTTGCCTATACAGTTAACACTCCACCTCGCACTACCCGCCGAGATATAGAAGCCAGATTAACGCTACCACTAGAAAAAGCTTATCAAGGCGGTAATGAACGGATTCGTTTGGAAGATGGGCGATCGCTAGAAGTTAATATGCCACTAGGGATGGTGACAGGTCAAACCATTCGTTTGCGAAACCAAGGTGTTGGTGGTGGCGATCTATACTTAAAAATTACCGTTGAGCCTCATCCATTATTTAAGCTAGAAGGTTTAAATATCCTTTGCCAAGTACCAGTTACTCCCAGCGAAGCAGTTTTAGGAGGACAGGTAGAAGCACCAACTTTGGATGGCCCAGTGAAAATGACCATTCCCCCAGGAGTTAGGTCTGGTCAAAAATTCCGACTAGGGAATAAAGGCTACCCCAGCGATGACGGTAAACGTGGCGATCAATTAGTAGAAATTCAAATAGTTACCCCAAAAAATATTACTCAAGAAGAACAGGAATTGTACGAAAAGTTACGGCAAATTGAAACTTTTAAACCCCGTGCTGATTTAATACGTTAG
- a CDS encoding type II toxin-antitoxin system RelE/ParE family toxin, with the protein MSRFRISTQAAQDIEDIWKYLAPNNLKAADKLFDILRESFPKLAKFPKMGRLRDEVAPFLRSFPVKNYLIFYRPIDEGIEIVRILHGSQDIETIFQDDED; encoded by the coding sequence ATGAGTCGATTTCGTATTTCTACTCAAGCAGCGCAAGATATTGAGGATATATGGAAATATCTTGCTCCAAATAATTTAAAAGCTGCTGACAAACTTTTTGATATTTTGCGAGAAAGCTTTCCAAAACTGGCCAAATTCCCCAAAATGGGCAGGCTACGAGATGAAGTGGCTCCTTTTTTGCGAAGTTTCCCGGTAAAAAATTATTTAATTTTTTATCGTCCAATAGACGAAGGCATAGAAATTGTACGTATTTTGCACGGTTCACAAGATATAGAAACGATTTTTCAAGATGACGAAGACTAA
- a CDS encoding type II toxin-antitoxin system Phd/YefM family antitoxin: protein MQIKINLENIQTLTDFKRNAKDYLERIKVTKSPIVLTVNGKAEVVVHEAQAFQQMIDELQRLEEELQKLKLEALRSKINIGIKQLDSGQYTEYNDESLPAFFANIKALGQQNLANSDSV from the coding sequence ATGCAGATCAAAATTAATCTCGAAAATATTCAAACTCTTACCGACTTTAAGCGTAATGCCAAAGATTACTTAGAACGGATCAAGGTAACAAAGTCTCCGATTGTACTAACGGTGAATGGGAAAGCTGAGGTTGTGGTGCATGAAGCGCAAGCGTTTCAACAGATGATAGATGAACTCCAGCGCCTTGAAGAAGAACTGCAAAAACTCAAGTTAGAAGCATTACGCAGTAAGATTAACATTGGTATTAAGCAACTCGATAGTGGACAGTATACTGAATATAACGACGAGTCACTTCCAGCTTTTTTTGCAAATATTAAAGCACTAGGACAGCAAAATTTGGCTAACAGCGATTCTGTATGA
- a CDS encoding J domain-containing protein, with protein MPQSSEPTYYSLLGLHPSASVIDIRRAYRELSKRYHPDTTDLPTAIATAKFQQINEAYATLSHPERRLSYDLKIGYSRFGVIQPPPDLNHPASRHDWSKSAYLDASDRPLSSGEIFALFMLVLTFVGCLLLAVAIGLTRGDAAFQTRLLQSTPSVQQQINHVSQLITLMVIKN; from the coding sequence ATGCCACAAAGCAGTGAACCAACTTATTACTCCCTGCTAGGACTGCATCCCTCGGCATCAGTAATTGATATTCGTCGCGCTTATCGAGAACTGAGTAAACGCTATCATCCTGATACTACAGACTTGCCTACTGCGATCGCCACTGCCAAATTTCAGCAAATCAACGAAGCTTACGCCACCCTTAGCCATCCAGAACGGCGTTTAAGCTACGATTTAAAAATTGGCTATTCCCGCTTTGGAGTGATTCAACCACCCCCTGACTTGAATCATCCCGCCTCGCGTCATGACTGGTCAAAATCAGCTTACCTTGATGCTAGCGATCGCCCCTTATCATCTGGCGAAATTTTTGCTTTATTTATGCTGGTGTTAACATTTGTAGGTTGTCTGTTGTTAGCAGTTGCCATTGGTTTAACTCGTGGTGATGCTGCTTTTCAAACCCGTTTGCTACAGTCAACTCCCTCTGTACAACAGCAAATTAACCATGTATCACAACTAATTACCCTTATGGTAATTAAAAATTAA
- a CDS encoding DUF3143 domain-containing protein, translating to MPLLPSDTPLYNHPLPQIEQWLKDQGCKQDETQRHCWHVQRPSWQAELWLDVEQIVVRYVQSGENGQDIQRSFKYSLSRDDVEQAVFSGP from the coding sequence ATGCCTCTTCTTCCCTCAGATACGCCCCTATATAATCATCCCCTACCACAAATTGAACAGTGGCTAAAAGACCAAGGTTGTAAACAAGACGAAACCCAGAGGCATTGCTGGCATGTGCAGCGGCCTAGTTGGCAAGCTGAACTATGGCTCGACGTTGAACAAATTGTAGTGCGATATGTCCAATCTGGGGAAAATGGACAAGATATCCAACGCTCATTCAAATATTCTCTCAGTCGTGATGATGTAGAACAAGCTGTGTTTTCTGGGCCATAA
- a CDS encoding type II toxin-antitoxin system ParD family antitoxin: MQIVLPPEVEALVQRQLTSGKYQNAIAVILAGIKLLEQQEDNYQGRLQDLQQEARIGWEASERGEVVDGSAAMDQIRANVRSRYGVSDKA; the protein is encoded by the coding sequence ATGCAAATCGTTCTGCCACCTGAAGTAGAAGCCCTAGTTCAACGCCAACTCACTAGCGGTAAGTATCAGAACGCGATCGCAGTTATTCTTGCAGGCATAAAGCTCCTGGAACAGCAAGAAGACAACTATCAAGGACGATTGCAAGACCTACAACAAGAAGCGCGGATTGGGTGGGAAGCGTCCGAGCGGGGCGAAGTTGTTGATGGTTCGGCTGCAATGGATCAAATTCGTGCCAATGTGCGGTCGCGCTACGGTGTTTCAGACAAAGCATGA
- a CDS encoding type II toxin-antitoxin system RelE/ParE family toxin, which translates to MTSQFRLTKPAIQDIEQIVDYIARQSGLAQSEGFLSKLDAKFAKIAQFPGIGRLRDEILPGIRSLSIENYLILYMPIGQDVEIFRVVSGYRDIKALFDDSDS; encoded by the coding sequence ATGACCTCACAATTTCGCCTTACCAAACCGGCAATTCAAGACATTGAGCAGATAGTGGATTACATTGCTAGACAATCTGGCTTGGCTCAGTCTGAGGGTTTTCTGAGTAAGCTGGATGCGAAATTCGCCAAAATTGCTCAGTTCCCTGGTATCGGACGACTGCGTGATGAAATTTTACCCGGTATCCGTAGCCTCTCAATAGAAAATTACCTCATCCTCTACATGCCCATAGGGCAAGATGTGGAGATTTTTCGTGTTGTCAGTGGCTATCGAGATATCAAAGCCCTATTCGATGACTCTGATTCTTGA
- a CDS encoding isoprenyl transferase, whose translation MTAQQTKLQDLPTDLKRELLPQHVAVIMDGNGRWAKRQGLPRIMGHKRGVDALKDLLRCCQDWGIQALTAYAFSTENWKRPQEEVDFLMTLFQRVLRQELREMVEENVQIKFVGNLQALPRSLQQEISRSMEETKDNRGIRFSVATNYGGRQEILQACQAIAKQVQQGLLQPDEINEQVFESHLYTAGITDPDLLIRTSGEMRLSNFLLWQMAYGEIYITDALWPDFDRAEFHRALCAYQQRERRFGKV comes from the coding sequence ATGACAGCACAACAAACTAAACTGCAAGATTTGCCTACTGATTTAAAACGAGAACTATTGCCGCAGCACGTCGCGGTAATTATGGATGGCAATGGTCGATGGGCTAAACGTCAGGGTCTACCCCGAATTATGGGTCATAAGCGAGGAGTAGATGCTCTTAAGGATTTACTCCGCTGTTGTCAGGATTGGGGAATTCAGGCGCTGACAGCTTATGCTTTTTCAACGGAGAACTGGAAAAGACCGCAGGAAGAAGTGGATTTTTTGATGACTCTGTTTCAAAGAGTTTTGCGCCAAGAACTGCGGGAAATGGTCGAAGAGAATGTTCAAATTAAGTTTGTCGGAAATTTGCAGGCTTTGCCACGATCGCTCCAACAAGAAATATCCCGTTCAATGGAAGAAACCAAGGATAATCGCGGTATCCGGTTTTCAGTGGCAACTAATTATGGCGGACGGCAGGAAATTTTACAAGCTTGTCAGGCGATCGCAAAACAAGTTCAGCAAGGTCTGCTACAACCCGATGAAATTAATGAGCAGGTGTTTGAGAGCCACTTGTATACAGCAGGAATCACTGACCCAGATTTGTTAATCCGCACCAGTGGAGAAATGCGCCTCTCAAATTTCCTTCTCTGGCAAATGGCTTATGGAGAAATTTACATTACTGATGCTCTCTGGCCCGATTTTGACCGAGCCGAGTTTCACCGCGCCTTGTGTGCCTACCAACAACGGGAGCGGCGATTTGGGAAAGTATAA
- the cdaA gene encoding diadenylate cyclase CdaA, producing the protein MRDWWKQWLINLGWSQSLLLGTLDIVLVLALTYMILVIISERRTLWMVRGFIILMLASALSGRLGLPLLSFVLEKLVIGCAVAMAVALQSEFRRFLEQLGRGEFRQLFQPDRLAIPKSDSVIDEIVEAVKELSKNRIGALLIVETTGPIDERDFSVPGVKLNAEVSKELIQTIFQPKTLLHDGATLIRGSRIVSSGIILPLSGRTASRQLGTRHRAAMGITERVENCICVVVSEETGSISLAERGTLNRPLTIKKLKESLEALLSPTVDREAVAPGLLSFVRRIGGKTLALVSRLLGLPSTASRDKK; encoded by the coding sequence ATGAGAGATTGGTGGAAGCAATGGCTGATAAACCTGGGGTGGTCACAGTCCTTGCTGCTTGGGACTCTGGATATTGTGTTAGTGCTGGCGCTGACTTACATGATACTAGTTATTATTAGTGAGCGCCGAACACTGTGGATGGTGCGGGGATTCATTATCTTAATGCTAGCCTCAGCACTAAGTGGCAGATTAGGACTACCTCTGCTAAGTTTTGTACTAGAAAAGTTGGTGATTGGTTGTGCTGTAGCGATGGCAGTTGCTTTACAGTCAGAGTTTCGGCGGTTTTTGGAGCAATTGGGGCGTGGCGAATTCCGCCAGTTGTTTCAACCCGACCGTCTGGCAATCCCCAAATCTGATAGTGTAATTGATGAAATTGTTGAGGCTGTTAAAGAATTGTCAAAAAACCGGATTGGAGCTTTACTAATTGTGGAAACCACAGGGCCAATTGATGAGCGAGATTTTTCTGTGCCAGGAGTAAAGCTAAATGCGGAGGTTTCTAAAGAACTAATCCAGACAATTTTTCAGCCGAAAACTTTGTTACACGATGGAGCGACATTAATCCGTGGCTCACGGATCGTATCATCGGGTATAATTTTACCACTTTCGGGACGCACAGCCTCGCGCCAGTTGGGAACACGCCACCGGGCGGCAATGGGAATTACTGAGCGGGTCGAAAATTGCATTTGTGTCGTTGTATCTGAAGAAACGGGTTCCATTTCTTTAGCGGAACGGGGAACTCTAAATAGACCACTGACGATTAAGAAACTAAAAGAGTCATTAGAGGCTCTTTTGTCACCAACCGTGGATAGGGAAGCTGTTGCTCCTGGTCTGTTGAGTTTTGTTCGTCGGATAGGTGGGAAGACACTAGCACTGGTTTCACGTTTACTCGGATTACCATCGACCGCTTCTCGAGATAAAAAATGA
- the lysA gene encoding diaminopimelate decarboxylase — MVSTHPTGVQHSGSQYLPQRRDTNPNLSPNQELLPLTARVHNHDSLEIGGCDVTTLVKQFGSPLYILDEETLRSACQQYRDAFKQYYKGESQVLYASKAWNCLAVCAIAASEGLGIDVVSGGELYTALQAGVSPNKIYLHGNNKSREELILAIKSGVTIVADNWYELRTLVEIAGEHTSTTLSNRGSRGAGGENVTSFPLPIRIMLRLTPGIECHTHEYIRTGHLDSKFGFDPNDLDEVFTFVSQQPTLDCVGVHAHIGSQIFERQPHQDLAAVMVQWLRDAGKYGLNITELNVGGGLGIKYTESDDPPSIEEWVKAICEVVQEACAVENLPLPKLLSEPGRSLIATACITAYTIGSSKVIPEIRTYVAIDGGMSDNPRPITYQSVYRAVVANKMSSPLTQTVTIAGKHCESGDILIKNALLPKTEPGDILVVMGTGAYNYSMASNYNRLPRPAAVVVANGEANLILQRETYQDLIRQDSLPERLKNSH, encoded by the coding sequence ATGGTATCGACTCACCCCACTGGGGTTCAACATTCTGGAAGTCAGTATTTACCTCAAAGGCGCGACACTAACCCAAATCTCTCGCCTAATCAGGAACTTTTACCCCTAACTGCTAGAGTTCATAATCATGACTCCCTAGAAATTGGTGGATGTGATGTCACAACCCTAGTTAAGCAATTTGGTTCACCTTTATATATTTTAGATGAAGAAACCCTGCGTTCAGCTTGTCAGCAATACCGAGATGCTTTCAAGCAGTATTACAAGGGCGAATCTCAAGTATTGTACGCCTCAAAAGCTTGGAATTGTTTAGCAGTTTGTGCGATCGCAGCGTCTGAAGGTTTAGGAATCGATGTAGTTTCTGGGGGTGAACTTTACACCGCCCTACAAGCGGGTGTTAGTCCCAATAAAATCTACCTCCACGGCAATAATAAGTCTCGTGAAGAATTAATTTTAGCGATCAAGTCTGGTGTCACCATTGTGGCGGATAACTGGTATGAGTTGCGTACTCTTGTGGAAATAGCAGGGGAGCATACTTCGACTACGCTCAGTAACCGGGGGAGCAGGGGAGCAGGGGGAGAAAATGTTACCTCATTCCCTCTGCCTATACGTATCATGCTACGTCTAACTCCCGGTATTGAATGCCACACTCACGAATATATTCGCACGGGACACTTAGATAGCAAATTCGGCTTTGATCCCAACGATTTAGATGAAGTGTTTACCTTTGTCAGTCAACAACCCACCCTTGACTGCGTTGGGGTACACGCTCATATTGGTTCCCAAATTTTTGAGCGCCAACCGCATCAAGATTTGGCTGCTGTCATGGTGCAGTGGCTACGGGATGCGGGGAAGTATGGTTTAAATATTACAGAGTTAAATGTTGGTGGTGGTTTGGGAATTAAGTATACAGAATCAGACGATCCCCCCAGCATTGAAGAGTGGGTGAAGGCAATTTGTGAAGTTGTCCAAGAAGCCTGTGCGGTCGAAAATCTGCCTTTGCCGAAATTACTGAGTGAACCAGGGCGATCGCTAATTGCCACAGCTTGCATCACTGCTTATACTATTGGTTCATCCAAAGTTATTCCAGAAATTCGTACCTACGTAGCGATCGATGGGGGAATGTCCGATAATCCTCGCCCGATTACTTACCAATCAGTTTATCGGGCAGTAGTTGCCAATAAAATGTCTTCTCCTTTAACTCAAACAGTCACAATTGCTGGTAAACATTGCGAATCAGGAGATATTCTGATTAAAAATGCACTACTCCCAAAGACTGAACCAGGAGATATTCTCGTAGTTATGGGAACTGGTGCGTACAATTACAGTATGGCATCTAACTACAACCGCTTGCCCCGACCGGCAGCAGTTGTGGTGGCGAATGGCGAAGCGAATTTAATTTTGCAACGTGAAACTTATCAAGACTTAATTCGACAAGATAGCCTACCAGAAAGGCTAAAAAATAGTCATTAG
- the rimI gene encoding ribosomal protein S18-alanine N-acetyltransferase — MISLDLEIKLLTPDNLSAILELDQACFGGLWTMEGYKRELDSPNSDLLGLFSPFSNVSLLGMGCFWSILEEAHITILAVHPQYHRQGLGAALLYSLLKTACDRGMERATLEVRASNLAAISLYQKFGFKTAGRRRGYYQDNGEDALILWLPDLQHSKFQTTLDQWYATISDRLSKSSWHLLFK; from the coding sequence GTGATCTCATTAGACTTAGAAATTAAATTACTGACACCAGATAATCTCAGTGCAATTCTAGAACTAGATCAAGCCTGTTTTGGCGGACTTTGGACGATGGAAGGCTACAAACGAGAATTGGATAGCCCCAACAGCGATTTACTCGGTTTATTTTCCCCATTCTCCAACGTTAGTTTGTTAGGAATGGGTTGCTTTTGGTCAATTTTAGAGGAAGCCCACATTACAATTTTGGCGGTTCATCCCCAATATCACCGTCAAGGTTTGGGTGCGGCTTTACTATATTCACTCCTTAAGACAGCTTGCGATCGCGGAATGGAGCGAGCTACCCTCGAAGTCCGAGCTTCCAACTTGGCAGCAATATCTTTATATCAAAAATTTGGCTTTAAAACAGCCGGACGGCGGCGGGGTTACTACCAAGATAACGGTGAGGATGCGCTAATCCTTTGGCTCCCCGATTTACAACACTCCAAATTTCAAACAACTTTAGACCAGTGGTATGCCACAATCAGCGATCGCCTTAGCAAATCCTCTTGGCACTTACTTTTTAAGTAG